One window of Vicia villosa cultivar HV-30 ecotype Madison, WI unplaced genomic scaffold, Vvil1.0 ctg.002157F_1_1, whole genome shotgun sequence genomic DNA carries:
- the LOC131638064 gene encoding uncharacterized protein LOC131638064, which translates to MAGRNDAAIATALEAMAQALENQSNGGENVASRSLATFQRENPRVFKGTHDPDGTLTWLKEIERIFYIKKAISYQKIRIFADLVDCCRIYEEDNNAHYRVINEKRGKSQQGRGKPYEALSDNGKKKANEGKRSSGGDAPAGIVCFKCGKVGHKSTVCTAGTKRCFRCGKIGHEASECKHNGMVCFNYGEEGHIGSKCQKPKKEKSSGKVLGLVLSAMDGEMVIDTPAKGSVTTSLVCLKCPVSIFDKDFLIYSVCLSLRGLDVILGMNWLEHNHVHINCYDKSVFAFVAFMSVENQAIIEELKVVCKFPEFFPGEIPDVPPEREVEFSIDLVHSTIPVSMAPYRMSASELSELKEQL; encoded by the exons ATGGCTGGAAGGAATGACGCTGCTATAGCTactgctttggaagcaatggctcagGCTTTGGAGAATCAATCGAATGGTGGTGAGAATGTTGCTTCTCgcagtttggctaccttccaaagagagaaccctcgTGTGTTTAAGGGGACTCATGATCCTGATGGCACATTGACATGGCTAAAGGAGATAGAGAGAATCTTCt ATATTAAGAAGgcaattagttaccagaagattcgtatctttgctgatttggtCGATTGTTGTCGAATTTATGAGGAAGACAACAATGCTCATTACCGTGTTATTAATGAGAAGAGGGGCAAGAGTCAACAAGGCCGTGGCAAGCCTTATGAAGCTCTGAGTGACAATGGTAAAAAGAAAGCTAATGAGGGCAAGAGATCTAGTGGGGGAGACGCTCCTGCTGGTAttgtgtgcttcaagtgtggcaaggttggtcaCAAGAGCACCGTGTGTACTGCTGGTACCAAGAGATGTTTCCGTTGTGGTAAGATTGGACATGAGGCGTCTGAATGCAAGCATAATGGGATGGTTTGTTTTAACTATGGGGAAGAaggacatattggaagcaagtgtcagaaacCCAAGAAGGAGAaatctagtggaaaggt attgggtcttgtgttgtctgctaTGGACGGAGAGATGGTCatcgatactccggctaagggttcagtgaccacttctcttgtgtgtttaAAGTGTCCCGTGTCGATTTTCGACAAAGACTTTCTTATTTATTCCGTTTGCTTGTCGTTGAGAGGATTGGATGTGatcttggggatgaactggttagagcataaccatGTTCACATTAATTGCTATGATAAGTcg GTGTTTGCTTTTGTTGCTTTTATGTCTGTCGAGAATCAAGCGatcattgaagagttgaaggtggTGTGTAAATTTCCTGAATTTTTCCCTGGTGAAATTCCCGATgtaccgcctgagagagaagtggagttctctattgatcttgtacaTAGTACTAtacctgtgtctatggcaccgtatagGATGTCTGCATCAGAGTTATCGGAATTGAAGGAGCAATTGtaa